One Mycolicibacterium fallax genomic window, AGGCGGTGTTGTCGCCGACCAGGGAGGTCGGGTCCAGCTCGATGTCGGGGGTGCCCATCGCGGTCAGCGCGGGCATGTCGAGGTAGATGGTGTTGGTCGCCGGACAGTACGACGCCGGCGGGCTCGGCCGGGCGTCCGCGCAACCGGCCGCGGCGTTGGCGTCCAGGCTCAGGGCCGGCGGCGGCGCCGGGGCGAACAGGATCTTCAGTGCCTCGTACACCGCGTGCACCGACTCGTCGGAGACCGGCCAGTCCCCGGTCTGATCGCGCTGCAGTTCCGTGGGCAGCGCGCCGCGACGGGCCTCGATCTCGGCGGCGTCGATGGCCAGGCAGGCCGACGGCCCGTCGGTGAAGCCGGCCTGGAACGCCGAGATCCGCTCGAAGGCCGTGCCGTGCTCGTCGCCGACGCCGTTGATCTCCACGTCGAGCTCGGTCAGCACCGGGTCGCGGATCGACAGCAGCGTGACCAGCAGATCGTTGAGTCCGTCGCCGGTGGACAGGGTGAACCGGGGTGAGCGGTCCTCGGCGACCCAGCGGGTGTAGGCGCCGGCCATGCAGTCGGACTGTTGCTCGCCGACCAGTACCGGGGTGGTGGAGCGCACCAACCGGGCCTGCTGCTGGATCGAATGCCCGTACTCGTGGGCGAGCACCATGGTGATCGCCATGTCCCCGTTGACCCGGCGCAGCGCCGGAAGCAGCACGCCGCGGTCCCAGCCGATGGTGTTGTTGACCCGGCAGAATCCCGCGTTGACCAGCCCGTGGGTCGGGCCGCCGCAGAAGCCGCCGGCGTAGTCGCGGGCGTCCCAGGAACTCAGCGCCTCGACCGGGCGGAACTCGCCGGGCAGGTTGTCCGGATAGGCGTAGGCCCAGTACTGCTCGATGTCGCTGATCGACTGGGCGCCGAGGTGGTCGATCTCGCCGCCGTCGGTGTCCTCGACGGTGCGGGTCGGGGCGATGGCGTCATCGCGCAGCCCGGTCGGCCCGTCGACCGCGGTCATCCCGCCGACCTTGAACGGGTCGGCGAACACCGAGACCGCACTGCCCTCGATGCGGTGGCTGCACCCGACCAGCACCAGCGCGGCGGCGCCGACGGCGAGGGCGGCGCGCATCCTCGGTGACCGCATGGGGAAGACGCCTCTCTGCCGACCGCGCGCTGCCGCGGGTGCCCGCCAGGATAGTGGGCGCCGCCGCTCCGGGCGGCTCACTCGGGGCTCGGCGCCGATTCGGTGTCGGCGCCCCGCAACCGGCGAAGCGCGGCCCGCACCCGCGCACCGTCGGTGGTGGTCCAAAACGGTGGCAGCGACGAGCGCAGGTACCCGCCGTACCGGGCGGTCGCCATCCGGGAATCGAGCACCGCGACCACGCCGCGGTCATCGGCCCGGCGCAGCAGCCGGCCGGCGCCCTGGGCGAGCAGCAGCGCGGCATGGTTGGCGGCCACCGCCATGAACCCGTTACCGCCGCGGGCGGCGACGGCCCGCTGCCGGGCGGTCAGCAGCGGATCGTCGGGCCGCGGGAACGGGATCCGGTCGATCAGCACCAGCGACAGCGACGGGCCCGGCACGTCGACGCCCTGCCACAGCGACAGCGTCCCGAACAGCGAGGTCTGCGGGTCGGCGGCGAACTTCTCCACCAGCAGGGCGGTGGCGTCCTCGCCCTGGCACAGCACCGGGGTGTCCAGCCGCTGGCGCATCTCGTCGGCCGCCGCCCGGGCCGCGCGCATCGACGAGAACAACCCCAGGGTGCGGCCGCCGGCGGCCTCGATCAGCTCGGCGATCTCGCGGTGCTGGGCCTCCGAGGCGCTGCCGTCGCGCCCCGGCGGCGGCAGGTGCTTGGCGATGTAGAGGATGCCGGAGCGGGCGTGGTCGAACGGCGAGCCGACGTCCAGGCCGCGCCAGCGCACCGACTTCTCCGGATCGGGGCTGGTCAGGCCCCAGGCGCCGGCCATCCCGTCGAACGAGCCGCCGAGCGTGAGCGTCGCCGAGGTCAGCACCGTGGTGGTCTCGGCGAACAGGCGGTGCCGCAGCAGCCCGGCCACGCTCAGCGGCGCCACCCGCAGCACGACCCGGGTGTTGCCGCGGATCTCCTCGCGGTCCAGCCACACCACGTCGAGCCGGTCGGGGATCGCCGGGCCGAACGAATCCAGCATCCGGGCGGCGGTGTCGGCGACCTCGTCGAGGGCGGCCACCGCCTCCGAACGCGCGGCCGCGGCCTTCGGATCCGTCGGCGCGGTGTCGATGGCGCTGCGGGCGGCGCCCGCGGCGTCGCGCAGCAGGGTCAGCGCGCGGCCGAGATCCTCGTCGAGGATGTCGATCCGGCCGGCGTCGCGTTCATGCAGGTCCGCCGAGAGCGTCGCGGCCGCGGCGTCCAGGCGCTCGGTCAGTTCGGCGTCGATCAGCCGCCCGCTGCGCCGCGACGCGGTGCCCATCGACGTCGCGGTCAGCTCCCCGGTCGCCACCCCGGTCACCCGGTCGACCAGGTCGTGGGCCTCGTCGACGACCAGCAGCGCGTGCTCGGGCAGCACCGCCGCGTCGGCGATCGCGTCGATGGCCAACAGCGCGTGGTTGGTGACGACGACGTCGGCCCGGCCGGCCTCGGCGCGCGCCCGCTCCGAGAAACACTCGGTGGCGTACGGGCAGCGCGAGGGCCCCAGGCATTCCCGGGCCGACACGCTGACCTGCCCCCAGGCCCGGTCGGTGACGCCGGGCCGCAGCTCGTCGCGGTCGCCGGTCTCGGTGTCCTGCGCCCATTCGTTGAGCCGCACCACCTCCCGGCCCAGGGCGCTGGCGGTGGCCGGGTTGAACAGCTGCTCCTGGGGCAGCTCGGCCTCCTCGGCGCCGGTGCCGCCGGTGTGCAGCTTGTTCAGGCACAGGTAGTTCCCGCGGCCCTTGAGCAGCGCGAAGCTCGGGGTGCGCGGCAGCGTGCCGGTCAGCGCGGCGGTCAGCCGGGGCAGGTCGCGGTCGACGAGTTGGCGCTGCAGCGCGATGGTGGCGGTCGACACCACCACCGGGCCGTTGCCGTCGGCGGCATGTTTGATCGCCGGCACCAGGTACGCCAGCGACTTGCCGGTGCCGGTGCCGGCCTGCACCGCCAGGTGCTCACCGGTGTGAAACGCCCGGTCCACGGCCTCGGCCATCGCCACCTGCCCGTCGCGGCGGGTGCCGCCGAGCGCGGTGACCGCGGCGGCCAGCAGTTCGGTTACCGATGTGTCGGCCATGACTCCTCGTTGTGGCCCGGCGCAATGATCCGGGTCGCGATGGCGGGCTCCCCGTGCGACAGCTTGAGACCTTCCCACGGCAGGGTCAGCAGAGCGTCGGCGACCCGCCGCCGGGCCGCCGCCAGATCCGGGTCGGCCACCACGACGCCGTCGCGCACCAGCGGGGTCATCAGCTCGCGGGCCGGCCCGTCGACCCGCGGCGGCGCGCCGGCCGGGTAGAGGAGTTCCTCGGTGACGGTCCCGGACTCCCGCGCCAGCCGCACCGCCCGCTTGGCGCCGCCGTGGGACACCTTGTTGCTGCTGCGCTTGGTGACCGGCAGGCCGTCGACCTCGACAAGCTTGTAGACCATGCCCGCGGCAGGCGACCCGGACCCGGTCACCACCGAGGTCCCGACCCCGTAGCCGTCGACCGGTTCGGCGCGCAGCGCGGCGATCGAGTATTCGTCGAGATCCCCGGACAGCACGATCCGGGTGCCGGTGGCGCCCAGCGCGTCGAGCTGCTCGCGGGCCTGCCGGGCCAGCACGCCCAGGTCACCGGAGTCGATCCGGATGGCACCCAGCCGCGGGCCGCCGGCGGCGACGGCGTTGGCGATGCCGGTGCTGACGTCGTAGGTGTCGACCAGCAGGGTGGTGTCGGTGCCCAGCGCGGCGACCTGCGCGGCGAACGCGGCCGGCTCGTTCGGGCCGTCCGGGCCGGCGTAGAGCATGGTGAACGCGTGCGCGCTGGTGCCGGTGGTCGGGACACCGAAACTCCGGCCGGCCTCCAGGTTGGAGGTGGCGGCAAACCCCGCCAGGTAGGCGGCCCGGGCGGCGGCGACGGCGGAACGCTCGTGGGTGCGCCGCGAACCCATCTCGATCAGCGTCCGGCCCCCGGCGGCGCTGACCATCCGGGCCGCGGCCGAGGCGATCGCGGAGTCGTGGTTGTAGATCGACAGCGCCAGGGTCTCCAGCAGCACGCATTCGGCGAAGCTGCCGCGCACCGCCAGCACCGGCGAGTCCGGGAAATACAGTTCGCCCTCGGGGTAGCCGTCGATGTCGCCGGTGAACCGGAAATCGCGCAGGAAATCGATCGTCGCCGGGTCGATGTCACCGCGCAGGGCCCGCAGATCGTCGTCGTCGAACCGGAACCGGGCCAGCGCGTCGAGCAGCCGGCCGGTGCCGGCGACCACGCCGTAGCGCCGACCCGCGGGCAGCCTGCGGGCGAACAGTTCGAACACGCAGCGCCGCGCCGCGGTGCCGTCGCGCAGCGCCGCCGAGAGCATGGTCAGCTCGTACTTGTCGGTCAGCAGGGACACCGTCACGGACTCACGCTAATGCCTGGCGGCGTTATCCTGTCGATATGGCCGCCTCCGCACCGACCAAGCCGGCCGATCAGCGGCTGACCGATCCCGTCGACGCCGTCGACGCACCCTGGGTGACGATCGTCTGGGACGACCCGGTCAACCTGATGAACTACGTGACCTACGTGTTCCAGACGCTGTTCGGCTACTCCGAGCCGCACGCCACCAAGCTGATGCTGCAGGTGCACAACGAGGGCAAGGCGGTGGTGACCGCGGGCAGCCGGGAATCGATGGAGATCGACGTCGCCAAGCTGCACGCGGCCGGGCTCTGGGCGAGCATGCAGCAGGACTCCTAGACCGGTGCGCAAATGGAAGCGGGTCGACACCGCTGAGGGACCCCGGTTCCGCTCCGAGCTGGAATCGCACGAGGCCGCCCTGCTGCACAACATGATCGACTCGGTGCTGGAGATGCTCGACGGCCGCCAGGCGCAATCCCCGGCCGACGAACTGGAGGCCATCACCGGGATCCGCACCGGCCCGTCGGCCCCGCCGGCCGACGACACCCTGGCCCGGCTGCTGCCGGACTTCTATCGCGCCGACGCGACCGGGGCCACCGAGATGCCCGACGGGATCGGCCCCGCCGACTTCAACGGCGCGCTGCGCAGCGTGCACGAGCCCGCCATCATCGACGCCAAGCGCGAGGCGGCCACCCGGATGCGCGACACCTGCCCGCGCGACGGCGGACGCCTGGAGCTGACCGAGGCCGACGCGCAGGCCTGGATCGCCGCCGTCAACGACATCCGGTTGGCGCTGGGCACCATCCTGGGCGTCGGCGCGGGCGGCCCGGACCTGCTGCCGGTGGACCATCCGCTGGCCGGGCACCTCGACGTCTACCACTGGCTGACCGCGCTGCAGGAGTACCTGGTGCTGGGACTGATGGGCAAGCGGGCATGAACCGGCACGGCTCGATCACCGACGTCGCCGGCATCCTGGTCGGCCAGCACCACTGGCTGGACGACGACGCCACCCTCGGCACCGGCTGGGCGTCGGGCACGACGGTGCTGCTCACCCCGCCGAACACCGTCGGCGGCGTGGACTGCCGCGGTGGCGCGCCGGGCACCCGCGAGACCGAACTGCTGGACCCCGCCAACAGCGTGCAGTACGTCGACGCGATCGCGCTGTGCGGCGGCAGCGCCTACGGGCTGGCCGCCGCCGACGGGATCATGAACTGGCTGGAGAGTCAGGGCCGCGGCGTCGCGATGTCCGGCGGGCTGGTGCCGATCGTGCCGGCCGCGGTGATCTTCGACCTGCCGGTCGGTGCCTGGTCGTCCCGGCCGACCGCCGACTTCGGCTACGCCGCGGCCCGCTCGGCCGGCACCGAGGTCGCGGTGGGCACCGCCGGTGCGGGCACCGGCGCCCGCTCCGGGGTGCTCAAGGGCGGTGTCGGCACCGCGTCGGTGCGGCTGGGCGGCCGCTACGACGGGGTCACCGTCGGCGCCCTGGCGATCGTCAACAGCGCGGGCAGCGTCATCGACCCGGACACCGGGCTGCCCTGGATGGCCGACGCGGTGCGCAGATTCGGGTTGCGGACCCCGCCGCCGGACCAGGTCGCGGCGTTTGCCGCCCGGGACGCCGAACACAACCCGCTGAACACCACCATCGCCGTCGTCGCGACCGACGCCGCACTGTCCCCGGCCGGCTGCCGGCGGATGGCGATCGCCGCGCACGACGGCCTGGCGCACGCCATCCGCCCGGCGCACACCCCGGTCGACGGCGACACCGTCTTCGCGCTGTCCACCGGCGCGGTGCGGGTGCCGCCGGACCCGCAGACCCCGCCGCAGATGTCTGCGGAGACCCCGCTGCTGGCCGCCGTCGGCGCGGCCGCCGCCGAGGCGCTGGCCACCGCCGTGCTCGTCGGGGTGTTCGCCGCAAGCACCGTCGCCGACATCCCGACCTACCGCGATCTGTTGCCGGGGGCGTTCGCATGACCATCCCGACCGGCCACCTGGGCACCGAACCGGCCAAACCGCGCCCGGCCTGGCAGGTCGGCGCCGCCACCATCGCCGGTTTCGTCGCGGTGCTCTACCTGATCGAACTCATCGACACCGTCGCCGGGCACCGGCTGGACTACCACGGCATCGCGCCGATGAGCGCCGACGGACTCTGGGGCATCGCCTTCGCCCCGCTGCTGCACGCCAACTGGGCGCACCTGATCGCCAACACGATCCCGCTGCTGGTGCTCGGCTTCCTGATGACGCTGTCGGGGATGGCCAGATTCGTCTCGGCCACCGCCGTCATCTGGGTGCTCGGCGGATTCGGCACCTGGCTGATCGGTGACGTCGGCCCCTGCCCGGGCTCCTCCATCCACATCGGCGCCTCCGGCCTGATCTTCGGCTGGCTGACCTTCCTGCTGGTGTTCGGCTGGTTCAGCCGGCGGCCCTGGGAGATCATCGTCAGCGTCATCGTGCTGGTCGGCTACGGCAGCGTGCTGTGGGGCGCGGTCCCGGTGCTCAACCGCTGCGGCGGCGTGTCGTGGCAGGCCCACCTGTGCGGCGCGATCGCCGGTGTGGTCGCCGCCTATCTGCTGTCCGGCCCGGAACGCAAGGCGCGGGCCGAGCGGCGGGCGGTGCGCGGATGACCTCGGGGAAAGAACGCCCCTCGTCGAGTCGCCCGGTGCTGTCGCGGGCGACCTCTTCCTCGGGGAAAGAACGCCCCTCGTCGAGTCGCCCGGTGGGGTCGCGGGCGACCTCTTCCTCGGGGAAAGAACGCCCCTCGTCGAGTCGCCCGGTGGGCGTGTTCGATTCCGGGGTCGGCGGGCTCACCGTCGCCCGCGCGATCATCGACATGCTGCCCGACGAGGAGATGATTTACGTCGGCGACACCGGCAACGGGCCGTACGGTCCACTGCCCATCGCCGATATCCGCGCGCATGCCCTGGCGATCATGGACGACCTGGTCGAACGCGGGGTCAAGGCGCTGGTCATCGCCTGCAACTCGGCGTCCTCGGCGTGCCTGCGCGACGCCAGGGAACGCTACGACGTGCCGGTGGTCGAGGTGATCCTGCCCGCGGTGCGACGGGCGGTCGCGACCACCCGCAGCGGCCGGATCGGGGTGATCGGGACCGAGGCGACCGTCGCCTCCGGGGCCTACCAGGACGCGTTCGGCGCCGCGGTGGGCACCGAGATCACCGCGGTGGCCTGCCCCCGGTTCGTCGACTTCGTCGAGCGCGGCATCACCAGCGGTCGGCAGGTGCTGAACCTGGCGGAGGGCTACCTGGAGCCGCTGCAGCGCGCCGACGTCGACACTCTGGTGCTGGGCTGCACGCACTATCCGCTGCTGTCCGGGCTGATCCAGCTGGTCGTCGGCGACGGGGTGACCCTGGTGTCCAGCGCCGAGGAGACCGCCAAGGATTTGCTGCGGGTCCTCACCGAGCAAGATCTGCTGCGCCCGCACGACCTGCCACCGCCCGGTCGCCGGTTCGAGGCGACCGGCGACCCCGAGGCGTTCCTGGCGCTGGCCTCCCGATTCCTAGGGCCCGCCATCACCGGCGTGGAACCCGCCGCCGGGCACACCCGGCACGCCGACCGGTAGGCCCGGCGGCTGTGATTGCCGCCACGCCGACGGGATGTGCCGATGTTCGGGTCGCGGCCACCGGCGGCATGGCAAGCTGGTGAGGTGCGCGTCACTGTGCTTGGTTGCTCCGGCAGCGTGGTCGGACCGGATTCTCCGGCGTCGGGCTACCTGTTGACCGCGCCGGGCACCGAGCCGCTGGCAATCGACTTCGGCGGGGGCGTGCTGGGCACGCTGCAACGGTTCGCCGACCCGGGCGAGGTCAACGTCTTCCTGTCCCATCTGCACGCCGATCACTGCCTGGACCTGCCGGGACTGTTCGTCTGGCGGCGCTACCACCCGAATGCGCCGACCGGCAAGGCGCTGATGTACGGGCCGGCGGACACCTGGTCGCGGATGGCGGCGGCCTCCTCGCCGCACGGCGCCGAACTCGACGACTTCACCGACATCTTCGACGTGCACTCCTGGTCGGACGGCCAGACCATCAGCTACGGCGCGCTCAACGTGCACGTGCGCGAGATGAAGCACCCCACCGCTTCGTTCGGGATGCGGTTCACCGACCCGAGCGGAGCGGTGCTGGTCTACAGCGCCGACACCGGCATCTGCGACGCCATCGTCGAGCTCGCCCAGGGCGCCGACGTGTTCCTGTGCGAGGCGTCCTGGACGCACAGCCCGAAAAATCCCGCCGACCTGCACCTGTCCGGGACCGAGGCCGGTCAGATCGCCACCGCGGCCGGGGTCGGGGAGTTGCTGCTGACCCACATTCCGCCGTGGACCTCCCGCGAGGACGTGATCGCCGAGGCCAAGGCCGCCTTCGACGGTCCGGTGCACGCCGTGGTTGCCGGCGAGGGTTTCGACGTCCGCTGCACCCGCTCGCGGTAGCAGCGGGCTAGGGTTGCCGGGTGACCAGTCGCGAAGACGGCCGCTCCGATGACGAGCTCCGGCCGGTAAAGATCACCCGCGGGTTCACCTCGCATCCGGCCGGATCGGTCCTGGTGGAGTTCGGCGATACCCGGGTGCTGTGCACGGCCAGCGTCGTCGAGGGCGTGCCGCGCTGGCGTAAGGGCTCCGGCCTGGGCTGGCTGACCGCCGAGTACGCCATGCTCCCGGCCGCCACCCACACCCGCTCGGACCGCGAATCGGTCAAGGGCCGGGTCGGTGGTCGCACCCAGGAGATCAGCCGGCTGGTCGGTCGCTCGCTGCGCGCCTGCATCGACCTGCGTGCGCTGGGGGAGAACACCATCTCCATCGACTGTGACGTGCTGCAGGCCGACGGCGGCACCCGCACCGCGGCGATCACCGGCGCCTACGTGGCGCTGGCCGACGCCGTCACCTACCTGGGCGCGGCGGGCCGGCTCTCTGACCCCCGGCCGCTGTCCTGCGCGATCGCCGCGGTCAGCGTCGGGGTGGTCGACGGCCGAGTGCGCGTCGACCTGCCGTACGAGGAGGATTCCCGCGCCGAGGTCGACATGAACATCGTCGCCACCGACACCGGCACCTTCGTCGAGGTGCAGGGCACCGGCGAGGGCGCGACGTTCCCGCGCTCGACGCTGGACAAGATGCTGGACGCGGCGCTGGTCGGCTGCGAGCAGCTGTTCGAAATCCAGCGCGCCGCATTGGAACTGCCGTACCCCGGGGTGCTTCCGGAGGGCCCGGCACCGAAGAAGGCTTTCGGGAGCTGATGCCTCGGCTGTTGATGGCCACCCGCAACCGCAAGAAGCTGGCCGAGCTGCGCCGGGTTCTCGACTCCAGCGGGGTGGACCTGGTGCTGCTGTCGCTCGATGACGTTCCGGAATACCCGGAGGCGCCCGAAACCGGCGCCGGCTTCGAGGACAACGCGCTGGCCAAGGCCCGTGACGGGTTCGCGGCCACCGGAATCCCGTGCCTGGCCGATGATTCCGGCCTGGCCGTCGACGCCCTCAACGGGATGCCCGGGGTGCTCTCGGCGCGCTGGTCCGGCACTCACGGCGACGACGTCGGCAACTACCGGTTGCTGCTCGCGCAGCTCTGCGATGTGCCCGAGCAGCGTCGCGGCGCCGGATTCGTTTCGGTGTGCGCGCTGGTCTGGGGACCGGGCCCCGACGATCAGCGCACCGTCCGCGGCCAGTGGCGCGGGTCGATCGCCCGCGAGCCCCGCGGTCAGGGCGGTTTCGGCTACGACCCGGTGTTCCTGCCCGAGGGCGACGACCGTTCGGCGGCCGAGCTGAGCCCGGCGGAAAAGGACGCGGTCTCGCACCGCAGCCGGGCGCTGGAGTTGCTGGTGCCCGCGCTGCGCACACTGGCCTGATCGGCCGCCCGGGTCGAGCGCGGCGCGGTCACCCGGTGCAGCAGCCAGCCGAACGGGACGGTGATCGCCAGCGTCGCGGGCCACAGGATCGCCGGTGACCCGGTGAAGATCGGCCAGCCCAGCAGCAGGTCCATGGTCAACGCCATCACCGCGACGTGCAGCAGGAAGATCTCGTAGGAGATTTCGCCGAGGAACACCACCGGCCGCAGGCTCAGCAACCGGTGCCACCAGCCGTGGTCGCCGAGCGCCAGCGGGGCCAGCGCGCAGGTCGCGGCCAGCCCGTAGAGCGCCGCGATGACGACCGGCTGCCACCACCGCACCGGGCCGAGAAACTCGGCGGTGCCCAGCGGGCTGGCCGCCACCAGGTAGCCGGCCACCGCGATCGGCAGCAGCACCCGGGCCCGCGCCCGCACGCCCATCGCCGCCAGCACGGCCAGGGCCATGCCGCCGAGAAACGGCGTCAGATGCGCGGGCAGCCACATCCCGGCCGCGCGGGGCAGCCAGTGGGTGCTGCCCAACACCACCAGCCACACCGGCTCGATCAGCGCCGCGGCGGCCAGCGCGGCCAGTACCGCCCGCGGCCGCCAGCGCGGGCCCCGGCGATGGCGCAGCAGCAGCCACGCCGCGACGGGCAGCAGCGCGTAGAACGACACCTCGACGGCCAGGCTCCACATCTGCGGGAGTCCGACGTGCAGGTAGGTCGCCAGGAAGTCGTCGGTGTAGATGTGCGTGAGGGTGAGGTAGCGCAGCAGCCCCAGCCAGCTCTGACCCGGATTGGGGCCGACGTCGAACACCGTGTAGATGGCGAACGTCACCAGCACGGCCACCAGGTAGGCCGGCACGATGCGGCGGATCCGCCGGCGCGCGTAGCGCGGCGTCGACGGCGCGTCGGCGCCGGATTTCGCGGCGCGGACCCACGGCCGGAACAGCAGGAACCCCGACAGCGCAAAGAAGATCGGCACGCCGATCTCCAGTCGCGCGAAGAGGTTGCCGACGTAACCGTGGCTGAGCATGCCGGTGGCGAATCCGGTGTGGGTGCCGATCACCAGCACCGCCGCCACCGCCCGCAATCCGGTCAGCGCACCGTCGCGGCCGGCCTGGCCGACGGTCATGGTCACCAGTCTAGTGGCCGGACCCCCGGCGATTTAGTAAGCATGGCTAAACACGGGTACGCTGCCCCCTCGTGGATCCTGCCCGCTTCAGCGTGCGCTCCCGGCATCCCTCGGTGCTGGTCGTGGTGCTCTCGGCCGCGGGCATCGCGGTGTCGCTGATGCAGACGCTGATCGTGCCGGTGATCCCGGAGCTGCCGCGGATGCTCAGCGTCGGCGCCGCCGACGCCTCCTGGGCGATCACCGCCACCCTGCTGACCGCAGCGGTCGCCACCCCGGTGTTCGGCCGGTTCGGCGACATGTACGGACCGCGGCGGATGCTGATCGTCAGCGCGCTGGGATTGACGGCCGGGTCACTGGTCTGCGCGCTGAGCAGCACGCTGGTGCCGTTCGTCCTCGGGCGCGGCCTGCAGGGCCTGGGCATGGCCATCATCCCGCTGGGCATCGCGGTGCTGCGGGCCGCGATGCCGCCCGAACGGGTCGGATCGGCGACCGGGACGATGAGTTCCTCGCTCGGCGTCGGTGGAGCGCTCGGGCTGCCGCTGTCGGCGATCATCGCCCAGCACTACCACTGGCACGCGCTGTTCTGGCTGGCCACCGGGCTCGGCGTGACGGCATTGGTGCTGTTTGTGACCCTGGTGCCCGCGGTGCCCCCGGTGTCGACGGGGCGTTTCGACCCGCTGGGCACGGTGCTGCTGGCGGCCGGGCTGGTGCTGCTGCTGCTGCCGATCTCCAAGGGCGCGGTCTGGGGCTGGACCGACCGGCTGACGCTGTCGCTGCTGGCCGCCTCGCTGGTCACCTTCGGGTTGTTCGCGGCGTGGCAGCTGGCGATCCCGTCGCCGATCGTGGATCTGCGCACCACGCTGCGTGCGCCGGTGCTGCTGACCAACCTGTCCTCAATCTGCATGGGCTTCTCGCTGTTCGCGCTGAGCCTGATCGCCCCGCAGATCCTGGAGTTGCCCGCGGCGACCGGTTACGGGCTGGGGCAGTCGCTGACCAGCACCGGACTGTGGTTGGCGCCCGGCGGCCTGGCGATGATGATGTGCGCGTCGGCCTCGGCGGTGCTGGCGGCGCGGCGCGGACCCAAGTTCACCCTGGTGCTCGGCAGCGCGATCATCGCGCTGGGCTATCTGGTCGGGCCGTGGCTGATCGGTTCGGCGGCGCTGATCGGGCTGCTCAACGTGATCCTCAGCATCGGGGTCGGCTTCGGCTTCGCGGCGCTGCCGACCCTGATCAACGCGGCGGTCCCGATCACCGAGACGGCCGCCGCCAACGGCATCAATGCGCTGGCCCGGTCGCTGGGGACC contains:
- a CDS encoding cyclic nucleotide-degrading phosphodiesterase produces the protein MRVTVLGCSGSVVGPDSPASGYLLTAPGTEPLAIDFGGGVLGTLQRFADPGEVNVFLSHLHADHCLDLPGLFVWRRYHPNAPTGKALMYGPADTWSRMAAASSPHGAELDDFTDIFDVHSWSDGQTISYGALNVHVREMKHPTASFGMRFTDPSGAVLVYSADTGICDAIVELAQGADVFLCEASWTHSPKNPADLHLSGTEAGQIATAAGVGELLLTHIPPWTSREDVIAEAKAAFDGPVHAVVAGEGFDVRCTRSR
- the rph gene encoding ribonuclease PH, which translates into the protein MTSREDGRSDDELRPVKITRGFTSHPAGSVLVEFGDTRVLCTASVVEGVPRWRKGSGLGWLTAEYAMLPAATHTRSDRESVKGRVGGRTQEISRLVGRSLRACIDLRALGENTISIDCDVLQADGGTRTAAITGAYVALADAVTYLGAAGRLSDPRPLSCAIAAVSVGVVDGRVRVDLPYEEDSRAEVDMNIVATDTGTFVEVQGTGEGATFPRSTLDKMLDAALVGCEQLFEIQRAALELPYPGVLPEGPAPKKAFGS
- the rdgB gene encoding RdgB/HAM1 family non-canonical purine NTP pyrophosphatase, encoding MPRLLMATRNRKKLAELRRVLDSSGVDLVLLSLDDVPEYPEAPETGAGFEDNALAKARDGFAATGIPCLADDSGLAVDALNGMPGVLSARWSGTHGDDVGNYRLLLAQLCDVPEQRRGAGFVSVCALVWGPGPDDQRTVRGQWRGSIAREPRGQGGFGYDPVFLPEGDDRSAAELSPAEKDAVSHRSRALELLVPALRTLA
- a CDS encoding MFS transporter, which translates into the protein MDPARFSVRSRHPSVLVVVLSAAGIAVSLMQTLIVPVIPELPRMLSVGAADASWAITATLLTAAVATPVFGRFGDMYGPRRMLIVSALGLTAGSLVCALSSTLVPFVLGRGLQGLGMAIIPLGIAVLRAAMPPERVGSATGTMSSSLGVGGALGLPLSAIIAQHYHWHALFWLATGLGVTALVLFVTLVPAVPPVSTGRFDPLGTVLLAAGLVLLLLPISKGAVWGWTDRLTLSLLAASLVTFGLFAAWQLAIPSPIVDLRTTLRAPVLLTNLSSICMGFSLFALSLIAPQILELPAATGYGLGQSLTSTGLWLAPGGLAMMMCASASAVLAARRGPKFTLVLGSAIIALGYLVGPWLIGSAALIGLLNVILSIGVGFGFAALPTLINAAVPITETAAANGINALARSLGTSLSSAVMGAIMAAMVVVVPGIDGAVPSQAAFQVAMYVAGTVALLGALLAALMPDPVAALRA